A window from Candidatus Eremiobacterota bacterium encodes these proteins:
- a CDS encoding M48 family metalloprotease, with amino-acid sequence MQRTAFIRSLIATAGVAELANIAPASALDEPSVGREVFAQLRDDGELLFDSPYYEHLNEVGSVIAQAVVSRYPYPIRYYIVRGDSANAFSVPGGNIYVNEPLLRLAKNRDELAGVLAHETGHMVLHHVAQRMASLQKKSTAASVVSVLSQIVLGPLAGAAVDYGSQAAVASSDAKASMHIEAQADEEGARIMAATGQFNPWGMVWFFQIMTETYGAGQASWLRDHPLDDARIADLEREFRANPDVFGKYKNTQQKDVAYW; translated from the coding sequence ATGCAACGCACGGCGTTCATCCGCAGTCTCATCGCCACCGCCGGCGTCGCCGAGCTGGCGAACATCGCGCCCGCCTCGGCGCTCGACGAACCGTCCGTCGGGCGTGAGGTCTTCGCCCAGCTTCGCGACGACGGCGAGCTCCTCTTCGACTCGCCGTACTACGAGCACTTGAACGAGGTCGGTTCGGTGATCGCGCAGGCCGTCGTTTCGCGTTATCCGTATCCGATCCGGTACTACATCGTGCGCGGCGACTCCGCCAACGCGTTTTCCGTCCCGGGCGGCAACATCTACGTCAACGAGCCGCTGCTGCGGCTGGCGAAGAACCGCGACGAGCTCGCCGGCGTGCTGGCGCACGAGACCGGCCACATGGTGCTGCACCACGTCGCGCAGCGCATGGCCTCGCTGCAAAAGAAGAGCACCGCGGCGTCGGTCGTCTCCGTGCTCTCGCAAATCGTGCTCGGGCCGCTCGCCGGCGCGGCGGTCGACTACGGTTCGCAGGCCGCCGTCGCGAGCAGCGACGCCAAAGCGTCGATGCACATCGAAGCGCAGGCCGACGAAGAAGGCGCGCGGATCATGGCCGCGACCGGGCAGTTCAACCCGTGGGGGATGGTCTGGTTCTTCCAGATCATGACCGAGACGTACGGCGCCGGCCAAGCGTCGTGGCTGCGCGACCACCCGCTGGACGACGCGCGAATCGCGGACCTCGAGCGCGAGTTCCGCGCCAATCCCGACGTGTTCGGGAAGTACAAGAACACGCAGCAGAAAGACGTCGCGTACTGGTAG
- a CDS encoding zinc-dependent alcohol dehydrogenase family protein, producing the protein MRAAVLDRTAGGLRVVERPLPVPRDGEVLLRVRACGVCRTDLHIVDGELPAHRHPVVPGHQIVGEVVAGATPERPLGSRVGVSWIASTDGTCPFCRRHTENLCDALRFTGYDSDGGYAEYAVARADFTYPLHESLDDVHVAPLLCAGIIGFRALRVAGVERGERVGLYGFGASAHLMLPVLQSWGCEAFVATRGESHRAFARSLGAAWVGDATETPPVALDRAITFAPSGDVVVAALRALRKGGVVAINAIHLDRIPQFDYDTLLWGERQLRSVANMTRQDAHDFLALAARIGLRPHATAFSLERIADALAAVRSDAVDGAAVVVPPLT; encoded by the coding sequence ATGCGCGCCGCGGTGCTCGACCGCACCGCCGGCGGGCTGCGCGTCGTGGAGCGCCCGCTCCCGGTCCCGCGCGACGGCGAGGTGCTGTTGCGCGTGCGCGCGTGCGGCGTCTGCCGCACCGACCTGCACATTGTCGACGGCGAGCTTCCCGCGCACCGGCATCCCGTCGTCCCGGGACACCAGATCGTCGGCGAGGTGGTCGCCGGCGCGACGCCGGAGCGCCCGCTCGGTTCGCGCGTGGGCGTCTCGTGGATCGCCTCGACCGACGGCACGTGTCCGTTCTGCCGCCGCCACACCGAGAACTTGTGTGACGCCCTGCGCTTCACCGGCTACGACAGCGACGGCGGCTACGCCGAGTACGCCGTCGCGCGCGCGGACTTCACCTACCCGCTGCACGAGTCGCTCGACGACGTCCACGTTGCGCCGCTGCTGTGCGCGGGGATCATCGGCTTTCGCGCGCTGCGCGTCGCAGGGGTCGAGCGCGGCGAGCGCGTCGGGCTGTACGGCTTCGGCGCCTCGGCGCACCTCATGCTGCCCGTGCTGCAATCCTGGGGCTGCGAAGCGTTCGTCGCGACGCGCGGCGAGTCGCACCGCGCGTTCGCGCGCTCGCTCGGCGCGGCGTGGGTAGGCGATGCCACCGAGACGCCGCCGGTCGCGCTCGACCGCGCCATAACGTTCGCGCCCTCCGGCGACGTCGTCGTCGCGGCGCTGCGCGCGCTGCGCAAAGGCGGCGTCGTCGCGATCAACGCCATCCACCTCGACCGCATCCCCCAGTTCGACTACGACACGCTCTTGTGGGGCGAACGGCAGCTGCGCTCCGTCGCGAACATGACCCGCCAAGACGCGCACGACTTTCTCGCGCTCGCCGCGCGGATCGGCCTGCGCCCGCACGCCACCGCGTTTTCGCTTGAGCGGATCGCCGACGCGCTCGCGGCGGTGCGGAGCGACGCCGTCGACGGCGCGGCGGTCGTCGTCCCGCCGCTTACGTGA
- a CDS encoding SDR family NAD(P)-dependent oxidoreductase yields MSVVVVTGASSGIGRALALRAARAGYDVVAIGRNAAALAALAERAGREGGRIVTAAHDIADPANARAIVELARRTFGRIDVLVNNAGQVAVGPLSAQSDEALRAQFGTHAIGPIALVREALPLLRESRGHVFLVGSGVARVPVGGLGAYPPSKAATRSAASLLRRELKPLGIAVTYVDPGVVDTAFMTRAGMPGAPARLLVTPEEVARKILLAIPTRPRVLNAVPWQTAFVALAELFPRVTDFVLERNPALVGANDAATPRAIESAPDDGAPAEAPQAPAHDAAPVSPASEPDAFETAIEPVRRRMERVKLREQFVRDLLHEGESLDPNEVALRWAGMPNKNERAATIEVLDALADARFLAREGANYRVLRGPD; encoded by the coding sequence ATGAGCGTCGTCGTCGTCACCGGCGCGTCGAGCGGAATCGGGCGCGCGCTCGCGCTGCGCGCCGCGCGCGCCGGGTACGACGTCGTCGCGATCGGGCGCAACGCGGCCGCGCTCGCCGCGCTCGCCGAGCGCGCGGGCCGCGAAGGCGGGCGCATCGTCACCGCAGCGCACGATATCGCCGACCCGGCGAACGCGCGCGCGATCGTCGAGTTGGCGCGGCGCACGTTCGGCCGGATCGACGTGCTGGTCAACAACGCCGGACAGGTCGCCGTCGGACCGCTCTCGGCGCAGAGCGACGAGGCGCTGCGCGCGCAGTTCGGCACGCACGCGATCGGCCCGATCGCGCTCGTCCGCGAGGCGCTGCCGCTGCTGCGCGAGTCGCGCGGGCACGTCTTTCTCGTGGGCAGCGGCGTCGCGCGCGTCCCGGTCGGCGGGCTCGGCGCCTATCCGCCCTCGAAAGCGGCGACGCGCTCGGCGGCGTCGCTGCTGCGCCGCGAGCTCAAGCCGCTCGGGATCGCGGTCACCTACGTCGATCCGGGCGTGGTCGACACCGCCTTCATGACGCGCGCCGGAATGCCGGGCGCGCCCGCGCGCCTCCTCGTCACCCCCGAAGAGGTCGCGCGCAAGATCCTGCTCGCCATTCCGACACGCCCGCGCGTGCTCAACGCCGTCCCGTGGCAGACGGCGTTCGTCGCGCTCGCGGAGCTGTTTCCGCGCGTCACCGACTTCGTGCTCGAACGCAACCCGGCACTCGTCGGCGCGAACGACGCCGCCACACCGCGCGCGATCGAAAGCGCGCCCGACGACGGAGCTCCGGCTGAAGCACCGCAAGCGCCGGCACACGACGCCGCGCCGGTTTCGCCGGCGTCCGAACCCGACGCGTTCGAAACGGCGATCGAACCGGTGCGCCGGCGCATGGAGCGCGTGAAGCTGCGCGAGCAGTTCGTGCGCGATCTGCTGCACGAAGGCGAGTCGCTCGATCCGAACGAGGTCGCGCTGCGCTGGGCCGGGATGCCGAACAAGAACGAGCGCGCGGCGACGATCGAGGTGCTCGACGCGCTCGCGGACGCGCGCTTTCTCGCGCGCGAAGGCGCTAACTACCGCGTGCTGCGCGGTCCGGACTGA
- the purE gene encoding 5-(carboxyamino)imidazole ribonucleotide mutase yields the protein MSAAPRVGILMGSRSDLETMRAAATALQELGIPFELKVVSAHRTPDLMFRYASEAKGRGIEVIIAGAGGAAHLPGMVATKTNLPVIGVPVESKALKGLDSLLSIAQMPAGVPVATMAIGGAANAALFAARILALHDADVARKLEERAARIAAEVEAIQL from the coding sequence ATGAGCGCTGCACCCAGGGTCGGGATCCTGATGGGATCGAGGTCGGATTTGGAGACGATGCGCGCGGCCGCGACGGCGCTGCAAGAGCTGGGGATTCCGTTCGAGCTGAAGGTCGTCTCGGCGCACCGCACACCCGATCTCATGTTTCGCTACGCGAGCGAGGCCAAGGGGCGCGGGATCGAGGTGATTATCGCGGGAGCGGGTGGGGCGGCGCACCTGCCCGGGATGGTGGCGACGAAGACGAACCTGCCGGTGATCGGCGTCCCGGTCGAGTCGAAGGCGCTCAAGGGGCTCGACTCGCTGCTCTCGATCGCGCAGATGCCGGCCGGCGTCCCGGTCGCGACGATGGCGATCGGCGGCGCGGCGAACGCGGCGCTCTTCGCGGCGCGCATCCTCGCGCTGCACGACGCCGACGTCGCGCGCAAGCTGGAAGAGCGCGCCGCCCGGATCGCGGCCGAGGTCGAGGCGATTCAGCTGTGA
- the purK gene encoding 5-(carboxyamino)imidazole ribonucleotide synthase — protein sequence MLTLEAKRMGFHVVTLEPLPNSPTGQVADEQIVAAYDDLRAIGELGARSDVVTYEFENIPLDSVLALEADRRIVHPGSTALRITQERILEKTFLREAGIPVADFTPVRSRAELDAAENAIGYPGVLKTTLGGYDGKGQWVVRSREDAERAWTEAKGRALIWERLIPFDRELSIIAARNAQGQIVAFPVSENQHDHGVLATTIVPGRVEPAVAERARRYATTVAERLEIIGTFCVEFFQRGDELLANEIAPRVHNSGHYSLDATQISQYELHVRAVCGLPLVEPRQFAPAVMENILGAGAGDTLGGVDDLLRERDLKLHLYGKAHASLRRKMGHFTVLAPSIDEALRKAEHGRARLHWVEDRAAAAR from the coding sequence ATGCTGACGCTCGAGGCGAAGCGGATGGGGTTCCACGTCGTCACGCTCGAGCCGCTTCCGAACTCGCCGACCGGACAGGTCGCCGACGAGCAGATCGTTGCCGCGTACGACGACCTGCGCGCGATCGGCGAGCTCGGCGCGCGCAGCGACGTCGTCACGTACGAGTTCGAGAACATCCCGCTGGACTCGGTGCTGGCGCTGGAAGCCGACCGGCGCATCGTCCATCCCGGCTCCACCGCGCTGCGCATCACCCAGGAGCGCATCCTCGAGAAGACGTTTCTGCGTGAGGCCGGTATCCCGGTCGCCGACTTCACACCGGTCCGCTCGCGCGCGGAGCTCGACGCGGCGGAGAACGCGATCGGCTATCCGGGCGTGCTGAAGACGACGCTCGGCGGATACGACGGCAAAGGCCAGTGGGTCGTGCGCTCACGTGAGGACGCCGAACGCGCGTGGACCGAGGCAAAGGGTCGCGCGCTGATCTGGGAGCGGCTGATTCCGTTCGACCGAGAGCTCTCGATCATCGCCGCGCGCAACGCGCAGGGGCAGATCGTCGCGTTTCCGGTCTCCGAGAACCAGCACGACCACGGCGTGCTCGCGACGACGATCGTACCGGGCCGCGTCGAGCCGGCCGTCGCCGAGCGCGCGCGGCGCTACGCGACGACGGTCGCCGAGCGGCTCGAGATCATCGGCACGTTCTGCGTCGAGTTTTTTCAGCGCGGCGACGAGCTGCTCGCCAACGAGATCGCGCCGCGCGTGCACAACAGCGGGCACTACTCGCTCGACGCCACGCAAATCAGCCAGTACGAGCTGCACGTTCGCGCCGTCTGCGGTTTGCCGCTGGTCGAGCCGCGCCAGTTCGCGCCGGCGGTGATGGAGAACATCCTCGGCGCCGGCGCCGGCGACACGCTCGGCGGGGTCGACGACTTACTCCGTGAGCGTGATCTCAAACTGCACTTGTACGGCAAAGCGCACGCGTCCCTGCGGCGGAAGATGGGTCACTTCACGGTGCTCGCGCCGAGCATCGACGAGGCGTTGCGGAAGGCCGAGCACGGTCGCGCCAGGTTGCATTGGGTCGAAGACCGCGCGGCGGCCGCGCGATGA
- a CDS encoding glycosyltransferase family 4 protein: protein MRGLKVALLGAISWPTPPRGYGPWEQVAYNIAQGLVARGADVTLFATANSTSPGKLAAVVPVGLNEDPALNGELLTELHVASCFARAHEFDLIHNSLDWKPLLYALSTKTPPMLTTVHGFSSPPILGAYYAGAARSFYCSISDADRDPGLSYLATTYNGIDPSRWTFRADPGDYLLFFARFHPEKGAHLAIEVARRAGVRLKMAGIPHDRAYFDELVKPHVDGDAVQFLGHVAGKARDELVGGALALVHMTTRPERFGLTLIEAMACGTPVLGARMGSIPEIVVDGVTGFLCDDVADAAGKVMRLASLSRAACRAHVETTFTVERMVERYARAYGEALHLKVPPPPTDEQRRWRSHDWWDRPMAFTELPTKPLSALERIELP, encoded by the coding sequence CTGCGCGGGCTCAAGGTCGCGCTGCTCGGCGCGATCTCCTGGCCGACGCCGCCGCGAGGCTACGGACCGTGGGAGCAAGTCGCGTACAACATCGCACAGGGCTTGGTCGCGCGCGGCGCCGACGTAACGCTGTTCGCGACGGCGAACTCGACGAGCCCGGGAAAGCTCGCGGCGGTCGTGCCGGTCGGATTGAACGAGGACCCGGCGCTGAACGGCGAGCTGCTCACCGAGCTGCACGTCGCCTCGTGCTTCGCGCGCGCGCACGAGTTCGACCTGATCCACAACAGCCTCGACTGGAAGCCGCTGCTGTACGCGCTGTCGACCAAGACACCGCCGATGCTCACGACCGTGCACGGCTTCTCCTCACCGCCGATCCTCGGCGCATATTACGCCGGCGCGGCGCGCTCGTTCTACTGCTCGATCAGCGACGCCGACCGCGATCCCGGCTTGTCGTACCTCGCCACCACCTACAACGGCATCGATCCGAGTCGGTGGACGTTCCGCGCCGATCCGGGCGACTATCTGCTGTTCTTCGCGCGGTTCCACCCCGAGAAGGGCGCGCATCTGGCGATCGAGGTCGCGCGCCGCGCGGGCGTGCGGCTGAAGATGGCCGGGATCCCGCACGACCGCGCATACTTCGACGAGCTGGTAAAACCGCACGTCGACGGCGACGCCGTGCAGTTTCTCGGCCACGTCGCCGGCAAGGCGCGCGACGAGCTCGTCGGCGGCGCGCTCGCGCTCGTCCACATGACGACGCGCCCCGAGCGCTTCGGGCTTACGCTGATCGAAGCGATGGCGTGCGGCACGCCGGTGCTCGGCGCGCGGATGGGTTCGATCCCCGAGATCGTGGTCGACGGCGTGACCGGGTTCTTGTGCGATGACGTCGCCGACGCGGCCGGCAAGGTGATGCGGCTCGCGTCGCTATCGCGCGCCGCGTGCCGGGCCCACGTCGAGACGACGTTCACCGTCGAACGGATGGTGGAGCGCTATGCCCGCGCGTACGGCGAAGCGCTTCACCTCAAAGTCCCGCCCCCGCCGACCGACGAGCAGCGCCGCTGGCGCTCGCACGACTGGTGGGACCGCCCGATGGCCTTCACCGAGCTCCCGACGAAGCCGCTCTCCGCGCTCGAACGCATCGAGCTTCCGTAG
- a CDS encoding amidohydrolase family protein — translation MRIAIRTGKLYDGTTAPPRENVTLLIEDGRIARITSGDASGEADRSYEAASVVPGLINCHAHLEANGEPDTQTFFILRTRTERTLDAARNARLALEAGVTTVRDLGGAESNAIALRDAIARGDHAGPTIVPAGRALCMTGGHGSFIGRETDGPWDARKGVREQLKAGAGCIKLIATGGVLTKGAVPGNDQLTEEEMRAAIVEAHTHGLRVAAHAIGTNGIKNALRAGVNSIEHGHLLDDEAIALFKERGAYLVPTLAAVWCIYENISGGAQPDYVVRKASEIYQRAGENIRKAWQNGVTIAGGSDAGTPYNRHQDYAYEVELMSTVLGMKPQQALTAATSTAAELIGVDAGVLAEGRPADLLLLDRDAGSDVRALREPRVVIKGGAVAHERA, via the coding sequence ATGCGCATTGCGATCCGGACCGGGAAGTTGTACGACGGCACAACCGCGCCGCCGCGTGAGAACGTCACCCTTCTGATCGAAGACGGACGGATTGCGCGCATCACGTCCGGCGACGCGAGCGGCGAGGCCGATCGCAGCTATGAGGCCGCCTCGGTGGTACCGGGGCTGATCAACTGCCACGCCCATCTCGAAGCGAACGGCGAGCCGGACACGCAGACGTTCTTCATCCTGCGCACGCGGACGGAGCGCACGCTCGACGCGGCGCGCAACGCGCGGCTGGCGCTCGAAGCCGGGGTGACGACGGTGCGCGATCTCGGCGGCGCCGAGTCGAACGCGATCGCGCTGCGCGACGCGATCGCGCGCGGCGACCATGCCGGTCCGACGATCGTGCCGGCGGGTCGCGCGCTCTGCATGACGGGCGGCCACGGCTCGTTCATCGGCCGCGAAACCGACGGACCGTGGGACGCGCGCAAAGGCGTGCGCGAGCAGCTCAAAGCCGGCGCCGGCTGCATCAAGCTGATCGCGACCGGCGGCGTGCTCACCAAAGGTGCGGTGCCGGGGAACGATCAGCTCACCGAAGAGGAGATGCGCGCGGCGATCGTGGAGGCGCACACGCACGGGCTGCGCGTCGCCGCGCACGCGATCGGGACGAACGGGATCAAGAACGCGCTGCGCGCCGGCGTCAACTCGATCGAGCACGGACACCTGCTCGACGACGAGGCGATCGCGCTGTTCAAAGAGCGCGGCGCGTACCTCGTGCCGACGCTCGCTGCGGTGTGGTGCATCTACGAGAACATCTCCGGCGGCGCGCAGCCGGACTACGTCGTGCGCAAGGCGAGCGAGATCTACCAGCGCGCGGGTGAGAACATCCGCAAGGCCTGGCAGAACGGCGTCACGATCGCGGGCGGCTCCGATGCGGGCACGCCGTACAACCGCCATCAGGACTATGCCTACGAGGTCGAGCTGATGTCGACCGTGCTCGGGATGAAGCCGCAGCAGGCGCTGACCGCTGCGACCTCCACCGCCGCGGAGTTGATCGGCGTCGACGCCGGCGTGCTCGCCGAAGGGCGTCCCGCGGACCTGCTCCTGCTCGACCGCGACGCCGGGAGCGACGTGCGCGCGCTGCGCGAGCCGCGCGTCGTGATCAAAGGCGGCGCCGTCGCGCACGAGCGCGCGTGA
- a CDS encoding hydroxymethylglutaryl-CoA lyase, whose amino-acid sequence MPRRVTICEVGPRDGLQNEATPISTEDKIRFCDLLSEAGVPILEATSFVSPKHVPQMADAGEVFRRIRKDEGRTYLVLVPNERGLERAVEAGVRAIAVFTAASEAFAKANINMTIDESVSRFAGVVKRAKAGGMWVRAAISTAFGCPFQGEVPVAGVVRVCEKLLALGVDELSVADTIGVGTPNQVFDVVGALRDVVPLDRLGLHFHDTRGTALANTLAALACGVRIYDTSAGGLGGCPFAPGATGNCATEDLVYMLHGMGIETGIDLSKLRAASRFIATKLGRPHASRAYTALEAAEARTARLAAANA is encoded by the coding sequence ATGCCACGGCGCGTGACGATCTGCGAGGTCGGCCCGCGGGACGGGCTGCAGAACGAGGCGACGCCGATCTCGACCGAGGACAAGATCCGCTTCTGCGACCTGCTTTCCGAGGCCGGCGTCCCGATCCTCGAGGCGACCTCGTTCGTGAGCCCCAAGCACGTCCCGCAGATGGCCGACGCCGGTGAGGTCTTCCGCCGCATCCGCAAGGACGAAGGCCGCACGTATCTGGTGCTGGTTCCGAACGAGCGCGGCCTCGAGCGCGCGGTCGAGGCCGGCGTGCGCGCGATCGCGGTGTTCACCGCGGCGTCGGAAGCGTTCGCGAAAGCGAACATCAACATGACGATCGACGAGTCGGTGAGCCGCTTCGCCGGCGTCGTGAAGCGCGCGAAGGCTGGGGGGATGTGGGTGCGCGCGGCGATCTCGACCGCGTTCGGCTGCCCGTTCCAGGGCGAGGTTCCGGTCGCCGGCGTCGTACGCGTGTGCGAAAAGCTGCTCGCGCTCGGCGTCGACGAGCTGAGCGTCGCCGACACGATCGGCGTCGGCACGCCGAACCAGGTCTTCGACGTCGTCGGCGCGCTGCGCGACGTCGTGCCGCTCGACCGGCTGGGCCTGCACTTCCACGACACGCGCGGCACCGCGCTCGCCAACACGCTGGCCGCGCTGGCCTGCGGGGTGCGCATCTACGACACCTCGGCCGGCGGCCTCGGCGGCTGCCCGTTCGCTCCCGGCGCGACCGGCAACTGCGCGACCGAAGACCTCGTCTACATGCTGCACGGCATGGGCATCGAAACCGGCATCGATCTCTCGAAGCTGCGCGCCGCCTCGCGTTTCATCGCAACGAAGCTGGGCCGCCCCCACGCCTCCCGCGCCTACACCGCCCTCGAAGCCGCCGAGGCCCGCACCGCCCGCCTCGCCGCTGCCAACGCGTGA
- a CDS encoding 3-methylcrotonyl-CoA carboxylase, which translates to MIRRLLIANRGEIAIRVARGARELGISPVGVYSDADERALFREALDASLRIGPGPASESYLDGEKIVAAAKTLGADAIHPGYGFLSERAPFAQLVVDAGLTFVGPTPDAIAAMGSKIDAKRRVRAFGVPVVPGYDGDDQSDARLRAEATAIGTPLLIKASAGGGGRGMRVVTDLTTFGEALASARREAKAAFVDESVLLERYLRRPRHVEFQILSDAHGNVVHLGERECSIQRRHQKVVEEAPSVALDPALRARMGEAAVSAARSVGYTNAGTAEFMLEHDGSFYFLEMNARLQVEHPVTELVYGVDLVHEQLRVASGERLRFAQGDLSPRGWAIEVRLNAEDPAHDFLPQSGTLTAFDVPRAPGVRVDAGFRAGSEVPVYYDSLLAKIIVWAADRGAAVARMSETLRETTVAGVATNLPLLRAIADDEAYRAGETTTAFLDERMPHFTLGAARVDDATKRRVAAALLAREGAWRLGGVGVPLAFAVDGTTVRAHASCDGSRWSLSGDVSGELVADARGATYDARGGTVTVEGRVVRWTLPEPPSADAEHSAHAAASGDVTAPMPGKIVSVEVQPGAVVEQRALLVVLEAMKMEHRIEAPLAGVVNEVRVKPGELVTSGATLVTIGPA; encoded by the coding sequence GTGATTCGCAGGCTGCTGATCGCCAATCGCGGCGAGATCGCGATCCGCGTCGCGCGCGGCGCGCGCGAGCTGGGCATCTCGCCGGTCGGCGTCTACTCGGACGCCGACGAGCGCGCGCTCTTTCGTGAAGCGCTGGACGCCTCGCTGCGGATCGGTCCCGGGCCGGCGAGCGAGTCGTATCTCGACGGCGAGAAGATCGTCGCCGCGGCGAAGACGCTCGGCGCCGACGCGATCCATCCCGGCTACGGCTTCTTGAGCGAGCGCGCGCCGTTCGCGCAGCTGGTGGTCGACGCCGGTTTGACGTTCGTCGGCCCGACGCCGGACGCGATCGCCGCGATGGGCTCGAAGATCGACGCGAAGCGGCGCGTGCGCGCGTTCGGCGTCCCGGTCGTCCCCGGCTACGACGGTGACGATCAAAGCGACGCGCGCTTGCGCGCGGAGGCGACGGCGATCGGCACGCCGCTGCTGATCAAAGCGAGCGCCGGCGGCGGCGGGCGCGGGATGCGCGTCGTCACCGACTTGACGACCTTCGGTGAAGCGCTGGCGAGCGCGCGCCGCGAGGCGAAGGCGGCGTTCGTCGACGAGAGCGTACTGCTCGAGCGGTATCTGCGCCGCCCGCGGCACGTCGAGTTCCAAATTCTCTCCGACGCGCACGGGAACGTCGTGCACCTCGGCGAGCGCGAGTGCTCGATCCAGCGCCGTCACCAGAAGGTCGTCGAAGAGGCGCCGAGCGTCGCGCTCGATCCGGCGCTGCGCGCGCGGATGGGCGAGGCGGCGGTGAGCGCGGCGCGCAGCGTCGGGTACACGAACGCCGGGACGGCGGAGTTCATGCTGGAGCACGACGGCTCGTTCTACTTCCTGGAGATGAACGCGCGCTTGCAGGTCGAGCACCCGGTGACCGAGCTCGTCTACGGCGTCGATCTGGTGCACGAGCAGCTGCGCGTCGCGAGCGGCGAGCGGCTGCGCTTCGCGCAAGGCGATCTGAGCCCGCGCGGGTGGGCGATCGAGGTGCGGCTGAACGCCGAAGATCCGGCGCACGACTTTCTCCCGCAGTCGGGGACGCTCACCGCGTTCGACGTGCCGCGCGCGCCCGGAGTGCGCGTCGACGCGGGGTTTCGCGCGGGCAGCGAGGTGCCGGTCTATTACGACTCGTTGCTCGCGAAGATCATCGTGTGGGCCGCGGACCGCGGGGCGGCGGTCGCGCGCATGAGCGAAACGCTGCGCGAGACGACCGTCGCCGGCGTCGCGACGAACCTGCCGCTGCTCCGCGCGATCGCGGACGACGAAGCGTACCGTGCCGGCGAGACGACGACGGCGTTCCTCGACGAGCGGATGCCGCACTTCACGCTCGGCGCGGCGCGGGTCGACGACGCAACGAAGCGGCGCGTCGCCGCGGCGCTGCTGGCGCGCGAGGGTGCCTGGCGGCTGGGCGGCGTCGGCGTTCCGCTCGCGTTCGCGGTCGACGGCACCACGGTGCGCGCGCACGCGAGCTGCGACGGCTCGCGCTGGTCGCTTTCGGGCGACGTGAGCGGCGAGCTCGTCGCGGACGCGCGCGGCGCGACGTACGACGCGCGCGGCGGGACGGTTACCGTTGAGGGCCGGGTGGTGCGCTGGACGCTGCCGGAGCCGCCGAGCGCCGACGCCGAGCACTCCGCGCACGCCGCCGCGTCGGGCGACGTGACCGCGCCGATGCCGGGAAAGATCGTGAGCGTGGAGGTGCAGCCCGGAGCGGTGGTCGAGCAGCGCGCGCTGCTGGTGGTGCTGGAAGCGATGAAGATGGAGCACCGCATCGAAGCGCCGCTCGCCGGCGTCGTCAACGAGGTGCGCGTCAAGCCCGGCGAGCTGGTGACCAGCGGCGCCACCCTGGTGACGATCGGCCCCGCCTGA
- a CDS encoding enoyl-CoA hydratase/isomerase family protein yields MPDSVLRVEREGARARVVLARPAVRNAFNAELIARLRDAFVALGTDAALRVVVLEGEGKAFCGGADVNWMRGSLALSEEENVRDAEAMSDMYRAIDRCPKPVIAKVHGAALGGGAGLCAVADAVVAERETVFGFTETKLGIIPAVISPFVLAKIGASHARRLFLSGERFDARRAAAIGLVHEVVDAGALEGTVDAIAGELESAGPQAVAAAKRLIVTVAAASYEESRAITAQAIARRRTSEEGQEGLRAFLERRRAGWTAR; encoded by the coding sequence GTGCCGGACTCCGTTCTGCGCGTCGAACGCGAGGGAGCGCGCGCTCGCGTCGTGCTCGCTCGCCCCGCGGTGCGCAACGCTTTCAACGCCGAGCTGATCGCGCGGCTGCGCGACGCGTTCGTCGCGCTGGGCACCGACGCGGCACTGCGCGTCGTCGTGCTCGAAGGCGAGGGGAAGGCGTTTTGCGGCGGCGCCGACGTGAACTGGATGCGCGGTTCGCTCGCGCTCTCGGAAGAGGAGAACGTGCGCGACGCCGAGGCGATGTCCGACATGTACCGTGCGATCGACCGCTGCCCCAAGCCGGTGATCGCGAAGGTGCACGGCGCGGCGCTCGGCGGCGGGGCAGGCTTGTGCGCGGTCGCCGACGCGGTCGTCGCCGAGCGCGAGACCGTCTTCGGCTTCACCGAGACGAAGCTCGGGATCATCCCCGCGGTGATCTCACCGTTCGTGCTGGCGAAGATCGGCGCTTCGCACGCGCGCCGGCTCTTTCTGAGCGGCGAGCGGTTCGACGCCCGGCGCGCGGCGGCGATCGGGCTCGTGCACGAGGTCGTCGACGCCGGCGCGCTCGAGGGCACCGTCGATGCGATCGCCGGCGAGCTCGAAAGCGCGGGACCGCAGGCGGTCGCGGCCGCGAAGCGGCTGATCGTCACCGTCGCGGCGGCGTCGTACGAGGAGTCGCGCGCGATCACCGCACAGGCGATCGCGCGCCGGCGCACGAGCGAGGAAGGGCAGGAAGGACTGCGCGCGTTCCTCGAGCGGCGCCGGGCCGGCTGGACCGCGCGGTGA